A stretch of Triticum aestivum cultivar Chinese Spring chromosome 1D, IWGSC CS RefSeq v2.1, whole genome shotgun sequence DNA encodes these proteins:
- the LOC123183055 gene encoding UV-B-induced protein At3g17800, chloroplastic, translated as MAALRPAPRAAIGDRGPAAVRRGSRRTSYLSSASPCWQQGNILNRKSKCTTRKLLTTVTGAKGAESEFDSVNAPLEPQTWEGSFLCGLLKNQPQIFLVAAAKQLQRLSIQRKDTLTRWEYSIGSSEDCLHRRIAEMKDQECRTAIEDVMYMLIVHKYSKIEVPMVPNLSKIISNRRLHIWPPREADLESIHGPEVLGQIKEHLTSIIRWVHRNGPKINRSTLRVKRLQLARIYSASIMYGYFLKSVAVRHRLDLTFARSEECLQPIQLLNAQLATTRKKEQQEAFDGSVETVPSSKPRSVVDPHDLKSYMMGFDPKTLELCAKLRTNEACNLIEKHSWALFGEKMGSTEIDEAVILDPASLKRLLLEAIAFGSFLWDSEDYVDEIYKLQDS; from the exons ATGGCCGCGCTCCGCCCCGCCCCCCGCGCCGCCATCGGCGACCGCGGGCCGGCCGCCGTCCGCCGCGGCTCCCGCCGGACCTCGTACCTCTCCTCCGCGTCCCCGTGCTGGCAGCAG GGAAATATCTTGAACCGGAAATCCAAATGCACCACCAGAAAGCTACTGACTACTGTTACTGGTGCAAAGGGTGCTGAATCTGAATTTGATAGCGTCAATGCACCACTTGAGCCCCAAACATGGGAAGGGAGCTTCTTGTGTGGCTTATTGAAGAACCAGCCTCAAATTTTCCTAGTAGCTGCAGCAAAGCAACTTCAGCGTCTGTCTATTCAAAGGAAAGACACGCTGACCCGCTGGGAATATAGTATCGGTTCTTCCGAGGACTGTCTTCACAG GAGAATTGCTGAAATGAAGGACCAGGAGTGCAGGACTGCTATTGAGGACGTCATGTACATGTTGATTGTTCATAAATATTCCAAGATTGAGGTTCCGATGGTTCCGAATCTATCAAAAATCATCAGTAATAGAAGATTACATATATGGCCACCAAGGGAGGCAGATCTTGAATCCATTCATGGACCTGAGGTGCTAGGTCAAATTAAGGAGCACTTGACTAGCATTATCAGATGGGTGCACAGGAATGGCCCCAAGATCAATCGCTCAACACTTCGTGTCAAAAGACTGCAATTAGCTCGGATCTATTCTGCTTCAATAATGTATGGGTACTTCCTCAAATCTGTCGCTGTAAGGCATCGCTTGGACCTTACTTTTGCTCGGTCAGAAGAATGTTTACAGCCAATTCAGCTTCTCAATGCTCAACTTGCAACTACCCGTAAAAAGGAACAGCAAGAGGCCTTTGACGGTTCTGTGGAAACGGTGCCTTCCTCGAAACCGCGGTCTGTCGTTGATCCTCATGACCTGAAGAGTTACATGATGGGCTTCGACCCAAAGACCTTGGAGTTATGCGCGAAGCTGCGCACAAACGAGGCTTGTAATCTCATCGAGAAGCACAGCTGGGCACTCTTTGGAGAAAAGATGGGCTCCACGGAGATTGACGAGGCGGTGATACTTGATCCGGCATCCCTGAAAAGACTGCTGCTTGAAGCCATTGCATTTGGTTCCTTCCTATGGGATAGCGAAGACTATGTTGATGAGATATACAAGTTGCAGGACAGCTGA